From a single Osmerus mordax isolate fOsmMor3 chromosome 6, fOsmMor3.pri, whole genome shotgun sequence genomic region:
- the tmem196b gene encoding transmembrane protein 196, with translation MCSSRKIIWSLVALSVLEMGLGASSIILGVVGIIRIPKATQLQLGDGSPLWSGICFLVCGLCGVLCAKKRSGLIMILFSACCICGLIGGILNVQFVRAAARRPDALPSLHLACVVLACLGIGGCILFTWLTCRLASSEQQRMFLEREVSLHHSHEMSDKDQYSERSSIPQISFNGKSSPS, from the exons ATGTGTAGCAGCCGGAAGATCATCTGGAGTTTGGTGGCGCTCTCGGTTTTGGAGATGGGACTCGGTGCGTCCAGTATCATCCTCGGTGTGGTTGGCATCATCCGAATCCCAAAGGCAACTCAACTGCAGTTGGGAGATGGATCGCCTTTATGGAGTGGAATTTGT TTCCTCgtctgtggtctgtgtggggtGTTATGTGCAAAGAAGAGGTCAGGATTGATT ATGATCCTGTTCTCAGCCTGCTGCATCTGCGGACTCATCGGTGGGATCCTGAACGTCCAATTTGTACGAGCTGCGGCCAGACGTCCCGACGCCCTGCCATCGCTCCACCTGGCGTGTGTGGTCCTCGCTTGCCTGGGCATTGGAGGCTGCATCCTGTTCACCTGGCTCACCTGCCGGCTGGCCAGCAGCGAGCAGCAGAGGATGTTTCTGGAGAGGGAAGTCTCACTGCACCACTCTCATGAGATGAGCGACAAG GATCAGTATTCCGAGAGGTCAAGCATTCCCCAGATCTCCTTCAACGGCAAGTCCTCACCATCCTGA
- the macc1 gene encoding metastasis-associated in colon cancer protein 1 codes for MAAVRAKSFRRAGSLMRSKSEGTLIDLDDNGTLNINNLNGSYISHHVTKHSEWPVLQPEVKHKTQTNPFWSKLSGSNPFLDDIVHTDENSGSVSILQEDPSALFGGVHDDTLSTSSDESRSTHFLDTRHKSSNQSGRWRSASDILDDLEKRETKRESRDSSLKISGSFMNPDFEWLKNDREAYKMAWLSHRQLTRSCLDLGLISQSPGWAQTQAADSQVICKIGHAGGSLQLPDTDISVHIPEGHVSPGEIQEIVLKAIFEPPRGLNNNYTTTMSPLLEMRVNNLNTKECITLEMKMAGDVKKDPLSQVMTTFVGLVSHKREGPYQKVKDCYIYKNIMQMKLQDLKSHFYVIVCAEASVIQPPATSVWDYLDRHINLAVYGPRYIHPSFKVVVVVSCHESIPLRLPFSDIHRGSRNLPPLVLQLWGKHQFMPEKMDDLNIATNITDSKFEIKDEDKRKEVKQGLLKLGKVLHLPLELTNVGSGMITSFKLNLQLRDSNCVTLTQFQVQSPAAAPIRSEKRGPRRPDQRKEMGRSLPIHEEAIQEFPQFQSRPVNLQWYGVALKSVIRQPRVAYLLEYFKGDTVALLSREKVRSVGQSRVKEWYIGFHRGKTGLVHCKNVKLITRDQVIDFTGINVTTDVLLENMTLPFKKLTYMYSAIQNLVTEHIPSWRGFADALGYSNLSLDGITRRHAETEADRVACVLEKLKEDCHAEKSLKKFQHELMIGLLKIDAQALVAHLIQNTVILSTAVELGIRWREIAERLGKLTSAQIAGYEAPHRGKGGEVSAQSMWKPAYDFLYSWSLRYGKGYRDMVQDLHLALDKMKSPVTKQWRHLTGALITVNCLEIFQVSAFPNPRTLRT; via the exons ATGGCAGCCGTCAGAGCAAAGTCATTCCGCCGTGCTGGAAGTCTGATGAGGAGCAAATCTGAGGGCACACTAATTGATTTAGATGATAATGGAACACTTAACATCAACAATTTGAACG GTAGTTACATTTCACATCATGTGACAAAGCATTCTGAGTGGCCAGTTTTACAGCCAGAGGTAAAGCACAAAACTCAAACAAATCCGTTCTGGAGCAAGTTGTCTGGATCCAACCCATTTCTTGATGACATCGTACACACAGATGAAAACAGTGGCAGTGTATCGATTCTGCAAGAGGATCCATCCGCTCTTTTTGGTGGTGTCCATGATGACACCTTAAGCACATCCTCAGATGAAAGTCGTTCAACCCATTTTCTGGATACCAGACATAAAAGCTCCAACCAGTCTGGTAGGTGGAGAAGTGCCTCGGATATTCTTGATGACCTGGAGAAAAGGGAGACAAAAAGGGAGAGTAGGGATAGTAGCCTCAAAATATCTGGCTCATTCATGAACCCAGATTTTGAGTGGTTAAAGAATGACAGAGAGGCCTACAAAATGGCGTGGTTGAGTCACAGACAATTGACAAGGTCATGCCTGGACCTTGGCCTGATAAGTCAGAGTCCAGGATGGGCCCAGACTCAGGCCGCTGACTCCCAGGTGATCTGCAAGATCGGTCACGCTGGAGGGTCACTGCAGCTACCAGACACTGACATTAGTGTCCATATCCCAGAAGGCCATGTATCCCCTGGGGAGATTCAGGAAATCGTACTGAAAGCCATCTTTGAGCCTCCCCGCGGCCTTAACAACAACTACACGACAACCATGAGTCCTCTTCTGGAAATGAGAGTAAACAACCTCAACACAAAGGAATGCATCACGCTGGAGATGAAAATGGCTGGGGATGTCAAGAAGGACCCTTTGAGTCAGGTCATGACTACTTTCGTGGGACTTGTGTCCCACAAGAGAGAGGGACCTTACCAAAAGGTAAAAGACTgttacatttacaaaaacattatGCAGATGAAGCTGCAGGACTTGAAGTCACACTTCTACGTTATTGTCTGTGCGGAGGCCTCGGTTATCCAGCCCCCTGCTACATCAGTTTGGGATTATCTGGACCGCCACATCAACTTGGCTGTTTACGGCCCAAGGTATATCCATCCTTCCTTCAAAGTCGTCGTAGTTGTCTCTTGCCACGAAAGCATCCCACTGAGACTTCCATTCTCAGACATCCACAGGGGGAGCAGAAATCTTCCACCTCTTGTGCTGCAGCTCTGGGGGAAGCATCAGTTCATGCCAGAGAAAATGGACGACCTGAATATCGCAACCAACATCACTGATTCAAAGTTTGAAATCAAGGATGAGGACAAAAGAAAGGAGGTGAAACAAGGGCTACTCAAGCTGGGCAAGGTTCTTCATCTGCCACTTGAGCTCACCAATGTTGGTAGTGGGATGATTACCTCCTTCAAACTGAACCTCCAGCTACGGGATTCAAACTGTGTGACCCTGACACAGTTCCAGGTCCAATCCCCTGCTGCGGCACCTATTAGGTCAGAGAAGCGAGGCCCTAGACGACCGGACCAGCGGAAGGAGATGGGCAGATCCTTGCCCATCCATGAGGAAGCTATTCAAGAATTCCCTCAATTCCAGTCCAGACCTGTGAACTTGCAGTGGTACGGCGTGGCTCTGAAATCAGTGATCCGTCAGCCACGTGTGGCGTACCTTCTGGAATACTTCAAGGGGGACACGGTGGCCCTCCTGTCCAGGGAGAAGGTGAGGTCAGTGGGCCAGTCGAGGGTGAAGGAATGGTACATCGGTTTTCACCGAGGGAAGACTGGCTTGGTTCACTGCAAAAATGTCAAGCTCATCACTAGAGACCAAGTGATTGACTTCACTGGCATCAACGTGACCACCGATGTGCTTCTGGAAAACATGACACTGCCGTTTAAGAAGCTAACCTACATGTACTCGGCCATCCAGAACCTCGTTACTGAACACATTCCCAGCTGGAGAGGGTTTGCCGACGCCCTGGGTTACTCTAACCTGTCCTTGGATGGGATCACAAGGAGGCATGCTGAAACAGAGGCCGACCGGGTGGCCTGTGTGCTGGAGAAGCTGAAGGAAGATTGCCATGCGGAAAAGAGCCTGAAGAAGTTCCAGCATGAGCTTATGATT GGTCTGTTGAAGATTGACGCTCAGGCCCTCGTGGCACACTTGATTCAAAACACAGTCATCTTGTCAACAGCAGTGGAGCTTGGtatcagatggagagagattgcTGAGCGATTGGGAAAGCTCACCAGTGCCCAGATAGCTGGCTACGAGGCACCACATcgagggaagggtggagaagtCAGTGCCCAG TCCATGTGGAAACCTGCCTATGACTTCCTGTATTCCTGGAGCCTGCGGTATGGGAAGGGATACAGGGACATGGTCCAGGACCTCCACTTGGCCCTGGACAAGATGAAGAGCCCCGTCACCAAACAGTGGAGGCACCTGACTGGAGCTCTAATTACCGTGAACTGTCTAGAGATTTTCCAAGTCTCTGCATTTCCTAACCCTAGAACTCTGAGGACTTGA